A genomic region of Limimonas halophila contains the following coding sequences:
- a CDS encoding ArsR/SmtB family transcription factor: METQDAVPALAALAQSTRLNAFRALVQAGPDGMAQGELARCLDVQPATLSFHLQQLEQAGLVHGRRQSRHIYYAADYEGMRRLLAFLTEDCCGGRPEICGDLANHAAECAADDGDGSS, encoded by the coding sequence ATGGAAACACAGGACGCCGTCCCCGCCCTCGCCGCGCTGGCGCAATCCACGCGGCTGAACGCTTTCCGCGCCCTGGTGCAGGCCGGGCCGGACGGCATGGCGCAAGGCGAGCTGGCGCGGTGCCTGGACGTGCAGCCGGCAACGCTGTCGTTCCACCTGCAGCAGCTGGAACAGGCCGGGCTGGTGCACGGCCGCCGGCAGAGCCGGCACATCTACTACGCGGCGGATTACGAGGGCATGCGCCGCCTGCTCGCCTTCCTCACCGAGGACTGCTGCGGCGGGCGGCCCGAGATCTGCGGCGATCTGGCGAACCACGCGGCCGAATGCGCGGCCGATGACGGAGACGGGAGCTCATGA
- the purF gene encoding amidophosphoribosyltransferase: MTADTTADTLREKCGVFGIYGHPDAAKHTALGLHALQHRGQEAAGLVTYNGRQFSAHRDTGHVGDIFDKPDLMERLTGHIAVGHNRYSTSGATAMRNIQPLFAELAFGGFALSHNGNLTNFEKLRRELVQRGALFQSTTDTEVLIHLMAAAPAEVEGAVDRMTYALQHIEGAYAFVAMTDSQLIGVRDPFGVRPLVLGRVGDSYVLASETCALDIIDAEVIRDIEPGEMVVIDTEGLRSLRPFPPRNRQRFCIFEYIYFARPDSVVEGSSVYEARRRIGQELARESHSPSDVVIPVPDSGVPAAIGYADEAQIPFEFGIIRNHYVGRTFIEPTQSIRNLGVKLKHNANRAMIEGKRVVLVDDSIVRGTTSAKIVKMVRDAGAKEVHMRIAAPPTRHSCYYGIDTPNAGELLASRYTVPDMASVIGCDSLAFISFDGMYRAMGHAGRNPDQPQFCDACFTGDYPIPLVDQEEDTPDTDLFSVISEEA; this comes from the coding sequence ATGACGGCGGACACCACGGCCGACACGCTGCGCGAAAAGTGCGGCGTGTTCGGTATTTACGGCCACCCCGACGCGGCCAAGCACACCGCGCTGGGCCTGCACGCGCTTCAGCACCGGGGCCAGGAAGCGGCCGGGCTGGTCACTTACAACGGCCGGCAGTTCAGCGCCCATCGCGACACCGGCCACGTCGGCGACATCTTCGACAAGCCCGACCTCATGGAACGCCTGACCGGCCACATCGCCGTCGGCCACAACCGCTATTCCACCAGCGGCGCCACGGCGATGCGCAACATCCAACCCTTGTTCGCGGAGCTGGCGTTCGGCGGCTTCGCGCTCAGCCACAACGGCAACCTGACCAACTTCGAAAAGCTGCGGCGCGAGCTGGTGCAGCGCGGGGCGCTCTTCCAGTCCACGACGGACACCGAGGTGCTCATCCACCTCATGGCCGCCGCGCCCGCCGAGGTCGAGGGCGCCGTGGACCGCATGACGTATGCGCTTCAGCACATCGAGGGCGCCTACGCCTTCGTCGCCATGACGGACAGTCAGCTCATCGGCGTGCGCGATCCCTTCGGCGTGCGGCCGCTGGTGCTGGGCCGCGTCGGCGACTCCTACGTCCTCGCCTCGGAAACCTGCGCGCTCGACATCATCGACGCCGAGGTCATCCGCGACATCGAGCCGGGCGAGATGGTGGTGATCGACACCGAGGGGCTCCGCTCGCTGCGGCCCTTCCCGCCGCGCAATCGCCAGCGCTTCTGCATCTTCGAGTACATCTACTTCGCCCGCCCCGATTCCGTGGTCGAGGGCTCCAGCGTTTACGAAGCGCGCCGCCGAATCGGCCAGGAGCTGGCGCGGGAGAGCCACTCGCCCTCGGACGTCGTCATTCCGGTGCCGGACTCCGGCGTGCCCGCCGCCATCGGTTACGCCGACGAAGCGCAGATCCCCTTCGAGTTCGGCATCATCCGCAACCACTACGTCGGCCGCACCTTCATTGAGCCCACGCAGTCGATCCGCAACCTGGGCGTGAAGCTGAAGCACAACGCCAACCGCGCCATGATTGAGGGCAAGCGCGTCGTGCTCGTGGACGATTCCATCGTGCGCGGCACCACCTCGGCCAAGATCGTGAAGATGGTGCGCGACGCCGGGGCGAAAGAGGTGCACATGCGCATCGCCGCGCCGCCAACCCGGCATTCCTGCTACTACGGCATCGACACGCCCAACGCCGGCGAGCTGCTGGCCTCGCGCTACACCGTGCCGGACATGGCGAGCGTGATCGGCTGCGACAGCCTGGCCTTCATCTCCTTCGACGGCATGTACCGCGCCATGGGCCATGCCGGGCGCAACCCCGACCAGCCGCAGTTCTGCGACGCCTGCTTCACGGGCGATTATCCCATCCCGTTGGTGGACCAGGAAGAGGACACCCCGGACACGGACCTCTTCTCCGTCATCTCCGAAGAGGCCTGA
- a CDS encoding CvpA family protein, protein MSDLPINAVDVVVLAVLLVSAVLAFLRGFVHEVLGIGAWVGAALATLYGFPHAQPYARDLIAIDLVADIVAGVAIFLVVLIVLAVISRMLGARVQQSSLGALDRSLGLAFGLVRGAVILAAAWLVMEWAVPDPADRPSWVQDAESRKLVEFGAHTMAGLLPPSWTASGAAAVDSARDTADRARQAKDAYDALAQPDVKPDTSGETGGQGYKDETREQLESIIQQQTGTGGSEQQ, encoded by the coding sequence ATGAGCGATCTTCCCATCAACGCGGTCGACGTCGTCGTGCTGGCGGTGCTGCTGGTGTCCGCGGTGCTGGCGTTCCTGCGCGGCTTCGTGCATGAAGTGCTGGGCATCGGCGCCTGGGTGGGCGCGGCGCTGGCGACGCTGTACGGCTTCCCGCACGCGCAGCCCTACGCCCGCGACCTGATCGCCATCGACCTCGTGGCCGACATCGTGGCCGGCGTGGCGATCTTCCTGGTCGTGCTCATCGTGCTGGCGGTGATTTCGCGCATGCTGGGCGCGCGGGTGCAGCAGTCGTCGCTGGGCGCGCTGGACCGCTCGCTCGGGCTGGCGTTCGGGCTGGTGCGCGGCGCCGTGATCCTGGCCGCCGCGTGGCTGGTGATGGAATGGGCGGTGCCCGACCCGGCCGACCGGCCGAGCTGGGTGCAGGACGCCGAAAGCCGCAAGCTCGTGGAATTTGGCGCGCACACCATGGCCGGCCTGCTGCCGCCTTCGTGGACCGCGAGCGGCGCCGCGGCGGTGGACTCCGCGCGCGACACTGCCGACCGGGCGCGCCAGGCCAAGGACGCCTACGACGCCCTGGCGCAGCCCGACGTCAAGCCCGACACCTCGGGCGAGACGGGCGGCCAGGGCTATAAGGACGAGACGCGCGAGCAGCTCGAAAGCATCATCCAGCAACAGACCGGCACCGGCGGGAGTGAGCAGCAATGA
- the radA gene encoding DNA repair protein RadA — MAKAKSQYVCQECGTVHPKWLGRCEGCGAWNTLVEEAVSEPARGGKRKSGRGVTFTGLKGTGEQPPRRVSGLAEFDRTCGGGLVPGSSVLIGGDPGIGKSTLALQVAARLAAREGISCAYVSGEEATDQVRLRAQRLDLADAPVALAAATNVEDILPALEAPDAPEVLVVDSIQTMHTAELDSAPGTVSQVRASAQYLIRAAKAYGIAVVLVGHVTKEGTLAGPKVLEHMVDAVLTFEGERGHQFRILRAIKNRYGATDEIGVFEMTEAGLAEVANPSALFLAERRGRVAGSAVFAGMEGTRPVLVEIQALVASSALATPRRAVVGWDPNRLSMILAVLEARCGVLLAGQDVYLNVAGGLRVAEPAADLAVAAALLSAASDEPVAEDAVLFGEIGLSGEVRPVGQAEQRLKEAAKLGFASAWMPPRRGSRAPAPPAGIAADELGHLDDLVGRFSDLPTRRRRRDSDGDGDHPAHEP, encoded by the coding sequence TTGGCAAAGGCGAAGAGCCAATACGTCTGCCAGGAGTGCGGCACGGTCCACCCCAAGTGGCTGGGCCGGTGCGAGGGCTGCGGCGCGTGGAACACCCTCGTCGAGGAGGCCGTGAGCGAGCCCGCGCGCGGCGGCAAGCGCAAGAGCGGACGCGGCGTCACCTTCACCGGCCTCAAGGGCACGGGCGAGCAGCCGCCCCGCCGCGTTTCCGGGCTCGCCGAGTTCGACCGCACCTGCGGCGGCGGGCTCGTGCCCGGCTCCTCGGTGCTGATCGGCGGCGATCCCGGCATCGGCAAGTCCACCCTGGCGCTTCAGGTGGCGGCGCGGCTGGCCGCGCGCGAGGGCATCTCCTGCGCCTACGTCTCCGGCGAGGAAGCCACGGATCAGGTGCGCCTGCGCGCGCAGCGCCTGGATCTGGCCGACGCGCCCGTGGCGCTGGCCGCGGCGACCAACGTCGAGGACATCCTGCCGGCACTGGAGGCCCCGGACGCACCCGAGGTGCTTGTCGTGGACTCCATCCAGACGATGCACACGGCTGAGCTGGATTCCGCCCCCGGCACGGTCAGCCAGGTGCGCGCCAGCGCCCAGTACCTGATCCGGGCCGCCAAGGCCTACGGCATCGCGGTCGTGCTGGTGGGCCACGTCACCAAGGAGGGCACACTCGCCGGCCCCAAGGTGCTGGAGCACATGGTCGACGCCGTGCTCACCTTCGAGGGCGAGCGCGGGCACCAGTTCCGCATCCTGCGCGCCATCAAGAACCGCTACGGCGCCACCGACGAGATCGGGGTGTTCGAGATGACCGAGGCGGGCCTCGCCGAGGTCGCCAACCCCTCCGCCCTCTTCCTGGCCGAGCGCCGGGGGCGCGTGGCCGGCTCGGCCGTGTTCGCCGGCATGGAGGGCACCCGCCCGGTGCTGGTGGAGATTCAGGCGCTGGTTGCGTCCTCCGCCCTGGCGACACCGCGGCGCGCGGTGGTCGGCTGGGACCCGAACCGCTTGTCCATGATCCTGGCGGTGCTGGAAGCGCGCTGCGGGGTTTTGCTCGCGGGTCAGGACGTCTATCTCAATGTTGCCGGCGGGCTGCGCGTCGCGGAACCGGCGGCCGACCTGGCCGTGGCGGCGGCCCTGCTCTCGGCGGCCAGCGACGAGCCGGTGGCCGAGGACGCGGTGCTCTTCGGCGAGATCGGGCTGTCCGGCGAGGTGCGCCCCGTGGGTCAGGCGGAACAACGCTTGAAGGAAGCCGCCAAGCTGGGCTTTGCTTCGGCCTGGATGCCGCCGCGCCGCGGCAGCCGCGCGCCCGCGCCACCGGCGGGAATCGCGGCGGACGAACTGGGGCACCTGGACGATCTGGTCGGCCGCTTCTCGGACCTGCCCACACGCCGGCGCCGGCGCGACAGCGACGGAGACGGGGACCACCCGGCACACGAGCCATGA
- a CDS encoding ABC transporter ATP-binding protein has product MSAAPKIRCRDLHKAFGANQVLRGLDLDVMPGESVVVIGGSGTGKSVLLKCILNIIRPDSGSIQLDGQEATKVRGRERDAMLRRFGMLFQNAALFDSLPVWKNVAFALIESERMDRDAAREAAEEKLAAVGLRNEVADLYPAELSGGMKKRVGLARAIATAPEIIFFDEPTTGLDPIMGDVINELILGCVREQNVTTLSITHDIASARKIGHRIAMLHQGEIIWTGSVAEMDATDNPYVQQFIHGRAEGPIQMPVRRL; this is encoded by the coding sequence ATGAGCGCCGCCCCCAAGATCCGCTGCCGCGATCTCCACAAGGCGTTCGGCGCAAACCAGGTGCTGCGCGGCCTCGACCTGGACGTCATGCCCGGCGAGTCCGTGGTGGTCATCGGCGGTTCGGGCACCGGCAAGTCCGTGCTGCTGAAGTGCATCCTCAACATCATCCGCCCGGACAGCGGCAGCATTCAGCTGGACGGCCAGGAGGCGACGAAGGTGCGCGGGCGCGAGCGCGATGCCATGCTGCGGCGCTTCGGCATGCTGTTCCAGAACGCCGCGCTGTTCGACTCCCTGCCCGTGTGGAAAAATGTTGCTTTCGCGCTGATCGAAAGCGAGCGCATGGACCGCGACGCCGCGCGCGAGGCGGCGGAGGAAAAGCTCGCCGCGGTGGGCCTGCGCAACGAAGTGGCCGACCTCTACCCGGCGGAGCTCTCGGGCGGCATGAAGAAGCGCGTGGGCCTGGCGCGCGCCATCGCCACCGCGCCCGAGATCATCTTCTTCGACGAGCCCACGACCGGCCTGGACCCGATCATGGGCGACGTCATCAACGAGCTGATCCTGGGCTGCGTGCGCGAGCAGAACGTCACCACGCTCTCCATCACCCACGACATCGCCAGCGCCCGCAAGATCGGGCACCGCATCGCCATGCTGCACCAGGGCGAGATCATCTGGACCGGCTCCGTGGCGGAGATGGACGCCACCGACAACCCCTACGTCCAGCAGTTCATCCACGGCCGCGCCGAAGGCCCCATCCAGATGCCGGTGCGACGGCTGTAA
- a CDS encoding MlaE family ABC transporter permease codes for MAFLQLIGRTLLSFLAATGRLAMFALTALSHCVRPPFYFRNLGAQLVEIGYYSLPVVGLTAIFTGMVLALQSYTGFARFNAESTIPQVVVVSITRELGPVLAGLMVAGRVSSANAAEVGTMRVTEQIDALITLATDPFKYLIAPRIVAGIIALPVLVLVADTIGIFGGYLVGIYKLDFTAATYLNNTISFMQPMDVVSGLVKAAVFGFLITLMGCYHGYHSSGGAQGVGAATTNAVVSASILILSSNYLITELFFAR; via the coding sequence ATGGCGTTCCTGCAACTGATCGGCCGCACCCTCCTGAGTTTCCTGGCGGCGACCGGGCGGCTGGCGATGTTCGCGCTGACGGCGCTGTCGCACTGCGTGCGACCGCCGTTCTACTTTCGCAATCTGGGCGCGCAGCTCGTGGAGATCGGGTACTACTCCCTGCCCGTGGTGGGGCTGACGGCGATCTTCACCGGCATGGTGCTGGCGCTGCAGAGCTACACCGGCTTCGCGCGCTTCAACGCGGAAAGCACCATTCCCCAGGTGGTGGTGGTCTCGATCACGCGCGAACTGGGGCCGGTGCTCGCCGGGCTCATGGTGGCGGGCCGCGTCAGCTCGGCCAACGCGGCGGAAGTGGGCACGATGCGTGTGACCGAGCAGATCGACGCGCTGATTACGCTGGCGACCGATCCCTTTAAGTACTTGATCGCGCCGCGCATCGTGGCCGGCATCATCGCGCTGCCGGTGTTGGTGCTGGTGGCCGACACGATCGGGATCTTCGGCGGCTACCTGGTGGGGATCTACAAGCTGGACTTCACGGCCGCGACCTACCTCAACAACACCATTTCCTTCATGCAGCCGATGGACGTGGTGTCGGGTCTGGTGAAAGCGGCCGTGTTCGGCTTCCTCATCACGCTGATGGGCTGTTACCACGGCTACCATTCCAGCGGCGGCGCGCAGGGCGTGGGCGCGGCCACGACGAACGCGGTCGTTTCCGCCTCCATCCTGATCCTGTCGTCCAACTACCTGATCACGGAGCTGTTCTTCGCACGATGA
- the alr gene encoding alanine racemase, with product MRAEAGPLAARAGGILHIDLDAIAANYRRLAREAGAAACGAAIKADAYGLGMDRVAPVLAREGADPFFVATIDEGLALRHVLTEAGFPHAGIQVLNGLPPDTGETLLAHGLTPVLNSLADIDAWRARARERDEKLPAALHVDTGMSRLGLPDDETARLIREPERLKGIGLTAVMSHLACADEPDHAENSAQLARFRTAAQRLPAGPRSLANSSGVFLGRAYHFDLVRPGAALYGINPTPGRPSPVRPVVRLRGRVLQVRQIDRYRGVGYGSTYRASRPTRVATVGVGYGDGYPIAVSNRGVAVAAGRRVPVAGRVSMDSLTLDITDIPHDSLAPGDFVDLLDDTHDVDALAAEAGTIGYEILTGLGARLHRSYHGGDG from the coding sequence ATGAGGGCTGAGGCCGGTCCCCTGGCCGCGCGCGCCGGCGGCATCCTGCACATCGATCTCGACGCCATCGCGGCCAACTACCGGCGTCTCGCGCGGGAAGCGGGCGCGGCGGCGTGTGGCGCCGCCATCAAGGCCGACGCCTACGGACTCGGCATGGACCGCGTCGCGCCCGTGCTGGCGCGGGAAGGCGCCGATCCCTTCTTCGTCGCCACGATCGACGAGGGGCTGGCGCTGCGCCACGTGCTCACCGAAGCCGGCTTCCCGCATGCCGGCATCCAGGTGCTCAACGGCCTGCCGCCGGACACTGGGGAGACGCTGCTGGCGCACGGGCTGACACCTGTGCTCAACAGCCTCGCGGACATCGACGCGTGGCGCGCCCGCGCCCGCGAACGGGACGAAAAGCTGCCCGCCGCGCTGCACGTGGACACGGGCATGAGCCGCCTGGGCCTGCCCGACGACGAGACGGCGCGCCTGATCCGCGAGCCGGAGCGGCTCAAGGGTATCGGCCTGACGGCGGTGATGAGCCACCTCGCCTGCGCCGACGAACCGGACCACGCGGAAAACAGCGCTCAGCTGGCGCGCTTCCGCACGGCCGCGCAGCGCCTGCCGGCCGGGCCGCGCTCGCTGGCCAATTCCTCGGGGGTCTTCCTGGGCCGCGCCTACCACTTCGATCTGGTGCGCCCGGGCGCGGCGCTCTACGGGATCAACCCAACGCCGGGCCGGCCGTCGCCGGTCCGCCCGGTGGTGCGCCTGCGCGGCCGCGTGCTTCAGGTACGCCAGATTGACCGGTACCGGGGGGTCGGCTACGGTTCGACCTACCGCGCCAGCCGCCCGACCCGGGTGGCGACGGTGGGCGTCGGCTACGGGGACGGCTATCCCATCGCCGTGTCCAACCGGGGCGTGGCCGTCGCCGCGGGTCGGCGCGTGCCGGTGGCCGGACGCGTCTCGATGGACTCGCTCACCCTGGACATCACCGATATCCCGCACGACAGCCTCGCGCCGGGCGATTTCGTGGACCTGCTGGACGACACGCACGACGTCGACGCGCTCGCCGCGGAAGCGGGCACGATCGGCTACGAGATCCTCACCGGGCTCGGCGCGCGCCTGCACCGCAGCTACCACGGCGGAGACGGCTGA
- a CDS encoding replicative DNA helicase — MASAALDQSQTAERTPPVNYEAEQALLAAILANNQAYERVADFLRADHFADAVHGRIYAACAKLIDRGQIANAVTLKNVFERDNALQDVGGSQYLTDLQNAHVTAINAEHYGRTIHDLHLRRQLIALGEDIVNEAFDYNLDSRATEQIEATEQKLFQLAETGQSEGDFKAFSTALTQAVTQAESAHRRQGQIAGVTTGLEDLDQLLGGLHNTDLIVLAGRPGMGKTALATNISFNAARRRVDRGENEGAVVGFFSLEMAAEQLATRILSEQSGIDSENIRRGKISSEDFESVVQASHELSTLPFYIDDTPAISVGQVRQRARRLKRQHNLGMIVVDYLQLMQPTAGSKPESRVQEISEITRGLKVIAKELDVPVLALSQLSRAVEQREDKRPQLADLRESGTIEQDADVVMFVYREEYYLAKQEPAQRADESDEKLQERIDKWKQKMERAYGVAEAIVAKQRHGPTGQVKLAFDGGTTRFGNLAAEDQFPDEG; from the coding sequence ATGGCGAGCGCGGCGCTGGATCAATCGCAGACGGCCGAGCGCACCCCGCCCGTTAACTATGAGGCCGAGCAAGCCCTGCTCGCCGCCATCCTGGCCAACAACCAGGCCTACGAGCGCGTCGCCGACTTCCTGCGCGCCGATCACTTCGCCGACGCCGTGCACGGGCGCATCTACGCCGCCTGCGCCAAGCTGATCGACCGCGGCCAGATCGCCAACGCGGTGACGCTCAAGAACGTCTTCGAGCGCGACAACGCCCTGCAGGACGTGGGCGGCAGCCAGTACCTCACCGACCTGCAGAACGCGCACGTCACCGCGATCAACGCGGAACACTACGGCCGCACGATCCACGACCTGCATCTGCGCCGGCAGCTGATCGCGCTCGGCGAGGACATCGTCAACGAGGCCTTCGACTACAACCTGGACAGCCGCGCCACCGAGCAAATCGAGGCGACGGAGCAAAAGCTCTTCCAGCTCGCCGAGACGGGGCAGAGCGAGGGCGACTTCAAGGCCTTCTCCACGGCCCTGACCCAGGCCGTGACCCAGGCGGAGTCGGCCCACCGGCGGCAAGGTCAGATCGCCGGCGTCACCACCGGGCTGGAGGATCTCGATCAGCTTCTGGGCGGGCTGCACAACACCGACCTGATCGTGCTCGCCGGCCGGCCCGGGATGGGCAAGACGGCGCTGGCCACGAACATCAGCTTCAACGCCGCGCGCCGGCGGGTGGACCGCGGCGAGAACGAGGGCGCGGTGGTCGGCTTCTTCTCCCTGGAAATGGCGGCGGAACAGCTCGCCACGCGCATCCTCTCCGAGCAGAGCGGCATCGATTCCGAGAACATCCGGCGCGGCAAGATCTCGTCGGAGGACTTCGAATCCGTCGTCCAGGCCAGCCACGAGCTGAGCACCCTGCCCTTCTACATCGACGACACCCCGGCGATCTCCGTGGGCCAGGTGCGCCAGCGCGCCCGGCGGCTGAAGCGCCAGCACAACCTGGGGATGATCGTCGTCGACTACCTCCAGCTCATGCAGCCCACGGCGGGCAGCAAGCCCGAAAGCCGCGTGCAGGAGATCTCGGAGATCACGCGCGGGCTGAAGGTGATCGCCAAGGAGCTTGACGTGCCCGTGCTGGCGCTGTCGCAGCTCTCCCGCGCGGTGGAGCAACGCGAGGACAAGCGCCCGCAGTTGGCCGATCTGCGCGAATCCGGAACGATCGAACAGGATGCCGACGTGGTGATGTTCGTCTACCGCGAGGAGTACTACCTGGCCAAGCAGGAACCCGCTCAACGCGCCGACGAGTCGGACGAGAAGCTGCAGGAACGCATCGACAAGTGGAAACAGAAGATGGAGCGCGCCTACGGCGTCGCCGAGGCCATCGTCGCCAAGCAGCGCCACGGCCCCACAGGGCAGGTGAAGCTGGCCTTCGACGGCGGCACGACGCGCTTCGGCAACCTTGCCGCCGAGGATCAGTTCCCCGATGAGGGCTGA
- a CDS encoding SAM-dependent methyltransferase, with product MLAALLFRQVVREGTLTVVDAAGKSETFGRGEPRVTVRLHDRATEYKLLTNPKLHLGEAYMDGRLTVEDGSLYDFLELAGRNVVNVEQHPLWGMFDRVGRALRPIQTFNPVSRARRNVAHHYDLSGELYDLFLDSDRQYSCAYFTHPDNTLEQAQHDKKRHIAAKLRLDRPGLSVLDIGSGWGGLGLYLANTADAQVTGLTLSDEQIKLSRERARKAGLDGRVDFKLEDYRNLSGRFDRIVSVGMFEHVGTAHYPEFFRTVRDRLADDGVALLHSIGRMDPPGGTNPWLRKYIFPGGYTPALSEVLAVVERTGLWVTDIEILRLHYAETLRAWRERFMANRDRVKDLYDERFCRMWEFYLAGCEVSFRHMGQMVFQMQLARRQDAVPLTRDYITDWERAQAAPQEAVAAE from the coding sequence ATGCTGGCCGCGCTGCTGTTCCGGCAAGTCGTGCGGGAAGGCACGCTGACGGTCGTGGATGCGGCGGGCAAATCGGAGACCTTCGGCCGGGGTGAACCGCGCGTCACGGTGCGGCTGCACGATCGCGCCACCGAATACAAGCTGCTGACGAACCCGAAACTCCACCTCGGCGAGGCCTACATGGACGGCCGCCTGACGGTGGAGGACGGCAGCCTTTACGATTTTCTCGAACTCGCCGGCCGCAACGTCGTCAACGTGGAGCAGCACCCGCTGTGGGGCATGTTCGACCGCGTGGGCCGGGCGCTGCGCCCGATCCAGACCTTCAACCCGGTCAGCCGGGCGCGCCGCAACGTCGCCCACCACTACGACCTCTCGGGCGAGCTCTACGATCTCTTCCTGGACAGCGACCGGCAGTATTCCTGCGCCTATTTCACGCACCCCGACAACACCCTGGAACAGGCGCAGCACGACAAGAAGCGCCACATCGCGGCGAAGCTGCGGCTCGACCGGCCGGGTCTCTCGGTGCTCGACATCGGCTCCGGCTGGGGCGGTCTGGGCCTTTACCTGGCAAACACGGCGGATGCGCAGGTCACGGGGCTCACGCTGTCGGATGAGCAGATCAAGCTCTCGCGCGAGCGCGCGCGCAAGGCGGGCCTGGACGGCAGGGTCGATTTCAAGCTGGAGGACTACCGCAACCTCTCGGGGCGCTTCGACCGCATCGTCTCGGTGGGGATGTTCGAGCACGTGGGCACGGCCCACTACCCCGAGTTCTTCCGCACGGTGCGCGACCGCTTGGCCGACGACGGGGTGGCCCTGCTGCATTCCATCGGGCGCATGGACCCGCCGGGCGGCACCAACCCGTGGCTGCGCAAATACATCTTCCCCGGCGGCTACACCCCGGCGCTGTCGGAGGTGCTGGCCGTCGTCGAGCGCACCGGCCTGTGGGTGACGGATATCGAGATCCTGCGCCTGCACTACGCGGAGACGCTGCGCGCTTGGCGCGAGCGCTTCATGGCGAACCGGGACCGCGTCAAGGACCTCTACGACGAACGGTTCTGCCGCATGTGGGAGTTCTATCTCGCCGGCTGCGAGGTGTCCTTCCGCCACATGGGCCAGATGGTGTTCCAGATGCAGCTTGCCCGGCGGCAGGACGCCGTGCCGCTGACGCGTGACTACATCACCGACTGGGAGCGCGCCCAGGCCGCCCCGCAGGAGGCCGTGGCCGCGGAATGA
- the rplI gene encoding 50S ribosomal protein L9 — translation MNVILLERVGSLGHMGDEVRVRDGFARNYLLPQGKALRANESNREYFRARRAEIEARNLERRREAEKAAEKINGLSLTMIRQAGETGQLYGSVTARDIADALREKGAQVERGQVLLDRQIKSVGLHPIAVRLHAEVEASVTVNVARSEAEAEHQASAGRTVSVEEQREIAEQAVDEVLSEVEALEEESGQPEETTG, via the coding sequence ATGAACGTGATTCTCTTGGAGCGCGTGGGCAGCCTGGGCCACATGGGCGACGAGGTGCGCGTGCGCGACGGCTTCGCGCGCAACTACCTCCTGCCCCAGGGCAAGGCGCTGCGCGCCAATGAAAGCAACCGCGAGTACTTCCGTGCCCGCCGGGCGGAGATCGAGGCGCGCAACCTCGAGCGCCGCCGGGAGGCCGAGAAGGCCGCGGAAAAGATCAACGGCCTGTCGCTCACCATGATCCGTCAGGCCGGCGAGACGGGCCAGCTCTACGGGTCCGTCACCGCGCGCGACATCGCCGACGCCCTGCGCGAGAAGGGCGCCCAGGTGGAGCGCGGCCAGGTGCTGCTGGACCGCCAGATCAAGTCGGTGGGGCTGCACCCGATCGCCGTGCGCCTGCACGCCGAGGTCGAGGCCAGCGTCACCGTCAACGTGGCCCGCTCCGAGGCGGAGGCCGAGCATCAGGCGTCCGCCGGCCGCACCGTCAGCGTCGAGGAGCAGCGCGAGATCGCCGAGCAGGCGGTCGACGAGGTGCTCTCCGAGGTCGAGGCGCTGGAAGAGGAAAGCGGCCAGCCCGAAGAGACCACGGGCTAA
- the rpsR gene encoding 30S ribosomal protein S18 translates to MAVEIVSRGGAVRRPFYRRRKSCPFSGPNAPTIDYKDTKLLQRFISERGKIVPSRITAVSAKKQRELAQAIKRARHLALLPYVIS, encoded by the coding sequence ATGGCAGTCGAAATCGTCAGCCGCGGCGGCGCCGTTCGCCGCCCCTTCTATCGTCGGCGCAAGAGCTGCCCCTTCTCGGGCCCGAACGCGCCCACGATCGACTACAAGGACACCAAGCTGCTGCAGCGCTTCATCAGTGAGCGCGGCAAGATCGTGCCCAGCCGCATCACGGCCGTCTCGGCCAAGAAGCAGCGCGAGCTGGCGCAGGCGATCAAGCGCGCGCGTCACCTGGCCCTGCTGCCCTACGTGATTTCGTAA
- the rpsF gene encoding 30S ribosomal protein S6, protein MPYYESVFIARQDVSSSNVEELAGQFQQIVEEYGGRVTKTEHWGLRNLAYRIKKNRKGHYVMFNLDCPPEAVHELERNMRFNEDIIRYLTLRTETLDDNPSVMMERKERKDGRRGGGRGGRRRNE, encoded by the coding sequence ATGCCGTATTACGAGAGCGTGTTCATCGCACGCCAGGACGTGTCGTCCTCCAACGTGGAAGAGTTGGCCGGTCAGTTTCAGCAGATCGTCGAGGAGTACGGCGGTCGCGTGACCAAGACCGAGCACTGGGGCCTGCGCAACCTCGCGTACCGGATCAAGAAGAACCGCAAGGGGCATTACGTGATGTTCAATCTCGATTGCCCGCCGGAAGCGGTTCACGAGCTCGAGCGCAACATGCGCTTCAACGAGGACATCATCCGCTATCTCACGCTTCGCACCGAGACGCTGGATGACAATCCCTCGGTGATGATGGAGCGCAAGGAGCGCAAAGACGGGCGCCGCGGCGGTGGCCGGGGCGGCCGGCGCCGGAACGAGTAA